A single genomic interval of Saccharothrix saharensis harbors:
- a CDS encoding CoA-transferase subunit beta has translation MMTVAAARALRDGAVCFVGIGLPSTAANLARRTHAPDLVLVYESGTIGAKPDRLPLSIGDGVLADTAVSVVGVPEIFNYWLQPGRIDVGFLGAAQLDRFGNINTTVIGGDYRHPGVRLPGAGGAPEIAASCREVVVVVRQTKRSFVERVDFVTSFGFGSGPGEREALGLTGAGPQLVITDLGVLRPDPDSRELVLTALHPGVDPATARERTGWDLRVADDLGRGEPPTDDELTVLRALTAR, from the coding sequence ATGATGACCGTCGCGGCGGCACGGGCGCTGCGCGACGGCGCCGTGTGCTTCGTCGGCATCGGGCTGCCCAGCACGGCGGCCAACCTGGCCCGCCGCACGCACGCGCCGGACCTCGTGCTGGTCTACGAGTCCGGCACGATCGGCGCGAAACCCGACCGGCTGCCCCTGTCGATCGGCGACGGCGTGCTGGCAGACACGGCGGTCAGCGTGGTCGGCGTGCCGGAGATCTTCAACTACTGGCTCCAGCCGGGCCGCATCGACGTCGGCTTCCTCGGCGCGGCCCAGCTGGACCGGTTCGGCAACATCAACACCACCGTGATCGGCGGCGACTACCGCCACCCCGGCGTGCGGCTGCCCGGCGCGGGCGGCGCGCCCGAGATCGCCGCCTCGTGCCGCGAGGTCGTGGTGGTGGTGCGGCAGACCAAGCGGTCGTTCGTGGAGCGGGTCGACTTCGTCACCTCGTTCGGCTTCGGCTCCGGGCCGGGTGAGCGCGAGGCGCTGGGCCTGACCGGCGCCGGACCGCAACTGGTGATCACCGACCTGGGCGTGCTGCGACCCGACCCGGACAGCCGCGAGCTGGTGCTGACCGCGCTGCACCCCGGCGTCGACCCGGCCACCGCGCGCGAGCGCACCGGCTGGGACCTGCGCGTCGCCGACGACCTCGGCCGCGGCGAGCCGCCCACGGACGACGAGCTGACCGTGCTCCGCGCGTTGACCGCACGATAA
- a CDS encoding maleylpyruvate isomerase N-terminal domain-containing protein yields the protein MLAHLADAARARSRVVEHAARGERVELWEPGERDATIEATAPRAAAEHRAATVEQAERLERAWAAVADWSEPADPAVPDPVPPVFTRWREVWIHLVDLDLGVRPGEWSAEFAVHTIGVLRPRLPGGVVLRATDVPRTWGAGAVDGARGSGTEVVGGVRDLAAWLAGREPDEPPSSAVPLPELGPWPAYPARRRDLAD from the coding sequence GTGCTCGCCCACCTCGCCGACGCCGCCCGCGCCCGCAGCCGGGTGGTCGAGCACGCGGCCCGCGGCGAGCGGGTCGAGCTGTGGGAGCCGGGCGAGCGGGACGCCACCATCGAGGCCACCGCGCCACGCGCCGCGGCCGAGCACCGCGCCGCGACCGTCGAGCAGGCCGAACGGCTGGAACGGGCGTGGGCGGCCGTCGCGGACTGGTCCGAGCCCGCCGACCCGGCCGTGCCCGACCCCGTGCCGCCGGTGTTCACCCGCTGGCGCGAGGTGTGGATCCACCTGGTCGACCTCGACCTGGGCGTGCGGCCGGGGGAGTGGAGCGCGGAGTTCGCCGTGCACACCATCGGCGTGCTGCGGCCCCGGCTGCCCGGCGGCGTGGTGCTGCGGGCGACCGACGTGCCGCGGACGTGGGGCGCCGGAGCGGTCGACGGGGCGCGGGGGTCGGGCACGGAGGTCGTCGGCGGGGTGCGCGACCTCGCCGCCTGGCTCGCCGGCCGCGAGCCCGACGAGCCGCCCTCCTCCGCCGTGCCGCTGCCCGAGCTGGGCCCGTGGCCCGCCTACCCGGCGCGCCGTCGGGACCTGGCGGACTGA
- a CDS encoding PP2C family protein-serine/threonine phosphatase, giving the protein MAQGYRQGADTGLDLDAWRRVVDGFHEAVVVLDPEGVVRVANSLASVLFPQVMAGSTLPGDVAGGRRQELGGGWVAWYRGVDDHLDEAARRLASPTERADVLRTVVELAPAEHAVVVLPGARGRLEWWRRTPAGGVAVARTTRQVAGTAPGFTAVLERVVEHAELTELGDGPWGASGVGVAVPLTDGGALVCFGGTWSVDLLKRYAARAAAAVESSTRLAEQRRTVEALRANLLPTPLPDMPGVRLAGVYEPAHRGVLIGGDFYDVHPREDGSAAFVLGDVAGNGLEAAAHSGRVRQSLHALLVVEQRPAQLLHLLNAALRAAGSRLFTTLVVGTMLPVQAGGLRLTLAAGGHPAPLVLRADGRVDEVAVHGGIVGVLPEVRFNQTTVTLAPGETLLLYSDGLTEARKHDDRQELFGDVRLKAALADCAGLSANAVSDHLRRVVFDWLGPAEHDDLTLLVVQAAPRTA; this is encoded by the coding sequence ATGGCCCAGGGCTACCGGCAAGGCGCCGACACGGGCCTCGACCTCGACGCGTGGCGTCGCGTGGTCGACGGCTTCCACGAGGCCGTCGTCGTGCTGGACCCGGAGGGCGTCGTCCGGGTGGCCAACTCCCTCGCCTCGGTGTTGTTCCCGCAGGTCATGGCGGGGTCGACGCTGCCGGGTGACGTGGCGGGCGGCCGGCGGCAGGAGCTCGGCGGCGGGTGGGTCGCCTGGTACCGGGGCGTGGACGACCACCTGGACGAGGCCGCGCGGCGCCTGGCGTCGCCCACCGAACGGGCCGACGTCCTGCGGACCGTGGTCGAGCTGGCACCCGCCGAGCACGCGGTCGTGGTGCTGCCCGGTGCCCGCGGCCGTCTCGAATGGTGGCGGCGCACCCCGGCGGGTGGCGTCGCCGTGGCCCGCACCACGCGGCAGGTCGCCGGGACCGCGCCCGGCTTCACCGCCGTGCTGGAACGCGTGGTCGAGCACGCCGAGCTCACCGAGCTGGGTGACGGGCCGTGGGGCGCGTCCGGGGTCGGCGTGGCCGTGCCGCTGACCGACGGCGGCGCGCTCGTGTGCTTCGGCGGCACGTGGAGCGTGGACCTGCTCAAGCGGTACGCCGCACGGGCCGCCGCGGCGGTCGAGTCGAGCACCCGGCTCGCCGAGCAGCGGCGGACCGTGGAGGCGCTGCGGGCGAACCTGCTGCCCACACCACTGCCCGACATGCCGGGCGTGCGCCTGGCCGGTGTCTACGAGCCCGCGCACCGGGGGGTGCTGATCGGCGGCGACTTCTACGACGTGCACCCGCGCGAGGACGGCAGCGCGGCGTTCGTGCTCGGCGACGTGGCGGGCAACGGCCTGGAGGCCGCCGCGCACAGCGGCCGGGTGCGGCAGAGCCTGCACGCCCTGCTCGTGGTCGAGCAGCGGCCCGCACAGCTGCTGCACCTGCTCAACGCCGCGCTCCGGGCCGCGGGCAGCCGGCTGTTCACCACGCTCGTGGTCGGCACGATGCTGCCCGTGCAGGCGGGCGGCCTGCGGCTGACCCTGGCCGCGGGCGGCCACCCCGCCCCGCTGGTGCTGCGCGCCGACGGGCGGGTGGACGAGGTGGCCGTGCACGGCGGCATCGTGGGCGTGCTGCCCGAGGTGCGGTTCAACCAGACGACCGTCACCCTCGCGCCGGGGGAGACGTTGCTGCTGTACAGCGACGGGTTGACCGAGGCGCGCAAGCACGACGACCGGCAGGAGCTGTTCGGCGACGTGCGGCTGAAGGCGGCGCTGGCCGACTGCGCCGGACTGTCCGCCAACGCGGTGTCCGACCACCTGCGCCGCGTCGTCTTCGACTGGCTGGGCCCGGCGGAGCACGACGACCTGACGCTGCTCGTGGTGCAGGCGGCTCCCAGAACCGCGTAA
- a CDS encoding CoA transferase subunit A — MATIAPLAEAVAHVVHDGDTVAFEGFTHLIPFAAGHEVIRQGRRDLTLVRMTPDVLYDQLIGAGCARKLVFSWGGNPGVGSLHRFRDAVRNGWPRPLELEEHSHAGMANRYVAAASGLPFAVLRGYTGTDLPAQTANIAPVTCPFTGEVLTAVAALRLDAAVVHAQRADRHGNVQLWGITGVQKEAVLAATRSLVTVEEVVDELEPRPGAVVLPSWVVDYVAEAPGGAHPSYAHDYSVRDNDFYVAWDEISRDRDRFAQWLESVA, encoded by the coding sequence TTGGCCACCATCGCGCCCCTCGCGGAGGCCGTCGCGCACGTCGTGCACGACGGAGACACCGTGGCGTTCGAGGGGTTCACGCACCTGATCCCGTTCGCCGCCGGGCACGAGGTGATCCGGCAGGGCAGGCGCGACCTGACCCTGGTCCGGATGACGCCCGACGTGCTGTACGACCAGCTCATCGGCGCGGGCTGCGCGCGCAAGCTGGTGTTCTCGTGGGGCGGCAACCCCGGTGTCGGCTCGCTGCACCGGTTCCGCGACGCCGTGCGGAACGGCTGGCCGCGACCGCTGGAGCTGGAGGAGCACAGCCACGCGGGCATGGCCAACCGGTACGTCGCCGCGGCCTCCGGGCTGCCGTTCGCCGTGCTGCGCGGCTACACCGGCACCGACCTGCCCGCCCAGACCGCCAACATCGCCCCGGTGACCTGCCCGTTCACCGGCGAGGTGCTGACCGCCGTGGCCGCCTTGCGGCTGGACGCGGCGGTCGTGCACGCCCAGCGCGCCGACCGGCACGGCAACGTGCAGTTGTGGGGCATCACCGGCGTGCAGAAGGAGGCGGTGCTGGCCGCGACGCGGTCGCTGGTCACCGTCGAGGAGGTCGTGGACGAGCTGGAGCCGCGGCCGGGCGCGGTGGTGCTGCCGTCCTGGGTGGTGGACTACGTCGCCGAGGCGCCGGGCGGCGCGCACCCGTCCTACGCGCACGACTACTCCGTGCGGGACAACGACTTCTACGTGGCCTGGGACGAGATCAGCCGCGACCGGGACCGGTTCGCGCAGTGGTTGGAGAGCGTCGCGTGA